Proteins encoded in a region of the Phoenix dactylifera cultivar Barhee BC4 chromosome 3, palm_55x_up_171113_PBpolish2nd_filt_p, whole genome shotgun sequence genome:
- the LOC103716511 gene encoding protein spotted leaf 11-like, protein MEEEEKGLAAAEVPAVERLLVMVEEIAAICDFRNAYRKQLGNLSRRIKLLAPMFDELKDSRDPIPESTARTLAPLEDALASAKELLRFGSEGSKIFLVLERDKIMKRFQEVTAQLEQALGGVSFDELDISDEVREQVELVHAQFKRAKERIDMPDPELYGDLLSLHNKGTDASADPTILGKLAEKLQLMTIYDLKQESLALHEMVVASGGGDPGANIEKMSMLLKKIKDFMQTQNPEMGTPANSKFLSDGKPKTLVIPDDFRCPISLDLMSDPVIVATGQTYERTCIEKWLASGHDTCPKTQQRLSNVSITPNFVLRSLIAHWCEANGVELPKRPTRPSKPSSACSSSERANIDALLCKLSSPDLEDQRSAAGELRLLAKRNADNRICIAEAGAIPRLVNLLATADPRIQEHAVTALLNLSICEENKANIIASRAVPGIVHVLRNGSMEARENAAATLFSLSIVDENKVMIGASGAIPALVSLLSEGTQRGKKDAATALFNLCIYQGNKGKAVRAGVVPLLMGLLTEPAGGMVDEALAILAILSSHPEGKAALGAAEAVPVLVEVIRSGTPRNRENAAAVLLHLCSGEQQYHYLAMAQDCGVLGPLHELAMNGTDRGKRKAVQLLERMSRFMEQQQETQAQAASLVRTQFEVLAEAEQSEIPTSTALVDL, encoded by the exons atggaggaagaagagaaaggctTGGCGGCGGCGGAGGTGCCGGCGGTGGAGAGGCTGTTGGTGATGGTGGAGGAGATCGCCGCCATCTGTGACTTCCGGAACGCCTACAGGAAGCAGCTCGGGAACCTCTCCCGGCGGATCAAGCTGCTTGCCCCCATGTTCGACGAGCTTAAGGACAGTAGAGACCCAATCCCGGAGTCGACGGCTAGAACCCTAGCTCCTCTCGAGGACGCCCTGGCCTCCGCCAAGGAGCTCCTCCGCTTCGGCAGCGAAGGGAGCAAGATCTTCCTG GTTCTTGAGAGGGATAAGATAATGAAAAGGTTCCAGGAAGTAACTGCTCAATTGGAGCAAGCTTTGGGTGGAGTTTCCTTTGATGAACTTGACATATCAGATGAAGTTAGAGAGCAG GTTGAGCTTGTGCATGCTCAGTTTAAAAGAGCCAAAGAACGGATTGATATGCCAGATCCTGAGCTATATGGTGATCTTTTATCCCTACACAATAAGGGCACTGATGCAAGTGCAGATCCAACTATCCTGGGAAAGTTAGCAGAAAAATTACAATTGATGACTATCTATGATCTCAAACAAGAATCATTAGCTTTACATGAGATGGTGGTTGCCAGTGGCGGTGGAGATCCTGGAGCGAACATCGAAAAGATGTCGATGTTGCTAAAGAAGATTAAGGATTTTATGCAGACCCAGAACCCTGAAATGGGCACTCCAGCAAATTCTAAATTTCTTTCCGATGGCAAGCCTAAAACTCTGGTCATTCCAGATGACTTCCGCTGTCCAATATCGCTGGATCTGATGAGCGATCCAGTCATTGTGGCCACCGGACAG ACATATGAACGTACATGCATTGAGAAGTGGTTAGCGTCTGGGCATGACACTTGCCCAAAGACACAGCAGAGGTTGTCCAACGTGTCAATAACACCGAATTTTGTCCTCCGCAGCCTTATAGCTCATTGGTGTGAAGCCAATGGTGTGGAGCTACCAAAGCGACCTACCCGGCCTAGTAAGCCCTCCTCAGCCTGCTCCTCAAGTGAACGTGCTAATATAGATGCACTTCTGTGCAAGTTATCCTCCCCCGATCTCGAAGACCAAAGATCAGCTGCTGGAGAACTTCGTCTTCTAGCCAAGCGCAATGCTGACAACCGCATCTGTATAGCTGAGGCTGGTGCTATCCCTCGCCTCGTAAATCTACTTGCCACGGCTGACCCACGCATTCAGGAGCATGCAGTTACTGCCCTTCTGAATCTCTCCATCTGCGAGGAGAACAAGGCAAACATTATTGCTTCAAGGGCTGTGCCTGGAATTGTGCATGTGCTGAGGAATGGTAGCATGGAAGCAAGGGAGAATGCTGCAGCCACCCTTTTCAGCCTATCTATTGTAGATGAAAATAAAGTAATGATCGGGGCATCAGGGGCAATTCCAGCACTTGTATCTCTGCTGAGTGAAGGCACCCAGAGAGGCAAGAAGGATGCGGCAACAGCACTTTTTAACCTGTGCATATACCAGGGGAATAAGGGAAAGGCGGTGAGAGCTGGCGTGGTTCCATTACTAATGGGACTTCTAACAGAGCCTGCAGGGGGGATGGTGGACGAAGCACTGGCTATACTAGCAATACTGTCAAGTCACCCTGAGGGGAAGGCTGCACTCGGAGCTGCTGAGGCTGTGCCAGTGCTGGTGGAGGTGATCAGAAGTGGAACCCCCAGGAATAGAGAGAATGCAGCAGCTGTTCTGCTGCATCTATGTAGTGGGGAGCAGCAGTACCATTATCTAGCCATGGCGCAGGACTGCGGAGTGTTAGGACCCTTGCACGAGCTTGCAATGAATGGCACAGACAGGGGCAAGAGAAAGGCGGTGCAGTTGCTCGAGCGCATGAGCCGATTTATGGAGCAGCAACAGGAGACTCAGGCTCAGGCTGCATCTTTGGTTCGCACTCAGTTCGAGGTCCTTGCCGAGGCTGAACAGTCAGAAATTCCAACTTCCACGGCCCTTGTTGATTTATAA
- the LOC103716510 gene encoding uncharacterized protein LOC103716510, whose product MTIYGNIIHPMHPDHVLKLEQEETPYTCNGCGELGFNSRYTCEEKSCNFHLHKDCATPEDIITHPFFPGCSFHFLQSGEPDRFCDACGRDIKGFVYHCFDKKWDLHPSCASLPHVMEEAEVKLVLHRKVSSKCCRCRKKELRKGARSWSYVSTCKECHLHVACVKEILLENWENEHLGDGRREVKAETKDSLVLKSTAPKLQIVLEKKRSKSGKFAKFKKIAKIAITFIMAAVVGDPTALVAGLIASLIAH is encoded by the coding sequence ATGACGATCTACGGTAACATAATTCACCCCATGCACCCGGACCATGTCCTCAAGCTAGAGCAGGAGGAGACACCTTACACTTGCAATGGCTGTGGGGAACTGGGATTCAACTCTCGATATACATGCGAAGAAAAGTCATGCAACTTTCATCTCCACAAGGACTGTGCCACCCCTGAGGACATCATCACCCATCCTTTCTTCCCGGGATGCTCCTTCCATTTCCTCCAATCAGGCGAGCCAGATCGattctgtgatgcatgtggaAGGGACATCAAAGGCTTTGTCTACCATTGCTTTGATAAAAAATGGGACCTGCATCCAAGCTGTGCATCCCTTCCACATGTCATGGAGGAGGCTGAAGTAAAGCTGGTCCTCCACCGGAAGGTATCGTCAAAATGCTGCCGATGTCGGAAGAAAGAGCTCAGGAAGGGAGCCCGAAGCTGGTCTTATGTATCGACATGCAAGGAGTGCCATCTCCATGTGGCCTGTGTGAAGGAGATCCTACTTGAGAACTGGGAGAATGAGCACCTTGGTGATGGCAGGAGAGAGGTCAAAGCAGAGACGAAGGACAGTCTAGTACTGAAGAGCACAGCGCCTAAGCTCCAAATTGTTCTTGAGAAGAAAAGGAGCAAGTCGGGGAAGTTTGCAAAGTTCAAAAAAATAGCGAAGATCGCAATTACTTTTATCATGGCTGCAGTAGTTGGAGACCCCACAGCTCTGGTTGCAGGTCTGATTGCATCCCTCATTGcacattga
- the LOC103716509 gene encoding uncharacterized protein LOC103716509: MIYGEISHSSHPDHKLKLEHRERPYNCDGCKELGFGSRYTCEESCNFHLHKDCASPENTFTHPFFPGCLFHFLEIGKPDRFCDACGRDIKGYVYHCFTEGWDLHPSCALLPHTINDGETKLVLHREVTSRCHRCGKKELRKSAKSWSYVSTCEECHLHVACVKEILLENWEKQHLCDGKFERRAKTENSLAIESRDSKLHIVLQKKESKPGKLAKFTKMVKVAITLIMAAVVGDPTALVATLIASLINH; this comes from the coding sequence ATGATCTACGGGGAGATTAGTCACTCCAGCCACCCTGATCACAAGCTCAAGCTAGAGCACAGGGAGAGACCCTACAACTGTGATGGGTGCAAGGAACTGGGATTTGGATCCCGGTATACATGCGAGGAGTCATGCAACTTCCATCTCCACAAGGATTGCGCCTCCCCTGAGAACACCTTCACCCATCCTTTCTTCCCAGGATGTCTGTTCCATTTCCTCGAAATCGGCAAGCCAGATCGATTTTGCGATGCATGCGGTCGGGACATCAAAGGCTACGTCTACCATTGCTTCACCGAAGGATGGGACCTGCACCCCAGCTGCGCGCTCCTCCCGCATACTATAAACGATGGTGAGACGAAGCTGGTTCTCCATCGAGAGGTGACCTCGAGATGCCACCGGTGTGGGAAGAAGGAGTTGAGGAAGAGTGCCAAAAGCTGGTCCTATGTGTCGACGTGCGAGGAATGTCACCTCCATGTGGCTTGTGTGAAGGAGATTCTGCTCGAGAATTGGGAGAAGCAGCACCTCTGCGATGGCAAGTTCGAGCGCAGAGCCAAGACGGAGAACAGTCTTGCAATAGAAAGCAGAGACTCGAAGCTCCACATTGTTctccaaaagaaagaaagcaagccCGGGAAGCTTGCAAAGTTTACGAAGATGGTGAAGGTTGCAATCACTTTAATCATGGCTGCGGTAGTCGGAGATCCCACTGCTCTGGTTGCAACTCTTATCGCATCCCTTATCAACCATTAA
- the LOC103716508 gene encoding protein brawnin-like has protein sequence MRNNTVKKFGGGRQPTGTPSLARSCVVVVVSLLAGASVVHNIYKPDLTLPPVENKGGETNKDR, from the exons ATGAGGAATAATACCGTGAAGAAGTTCGGAGGCGGGAGGCAGCCGACGGGCACGCCGTCCCTCGCCCGGTCATGCGTCGTCGTGGTCGTCTCCCTACTCGCCGGCGCTTCCGTGGTCCACAATATCTATAAGCCCGACCTG ACGTTGCCGCCAGTGGAGAACAAGGGCGGAGAAACCAACAAGGACCGCTGA
- the LOC103716506 gene encoding KIN17-like protein yields the protein MGKNDFLTPKAIANRIKAKGLQKLRWYCQMCQKQCRDENGFKCHCMSESHQRQMQVFGQNPHRVVDGYSEEFENAFLDLMRRSHRFSRVAATVVYNEYISDRHHVHMNSTQWATLTEFVKYLGRTGKCKVEDTPKGWFITYIDRDSETLFKDRLKNKRLRADLADEERQERIIALQIERATSLFCSSSPSSEEPPSSSSEPPENRDSSSNPDSSVKIDNGSGGKIAFSLQSTSATSKSNIANETTSKAPKLGFDEGPESEKDVAAFKKSRAAGDRGGAGSSALDELMREEEKAKERSNRKDYWLCEGIVVKVMSKTLADKGYYKQKGVVKRVIDKYVGEIEMLESKHLLRVDQEELETVIPQIGGLVRIVNGAYRGSDARLLSVDTKDYCAKVQIEKGIYDGRVLKAIEYEDICKILH from the coding sequence ATGGGGAAGAACGATTTCTTGACGCCGAAGGCGATCGCGAACCGGATCAAGGCGAAGGGTTTGCAGAAGCTGCGGTGGTACTGCCAGATGTGCCAGAAGCAGTGCCGGGACGAGAACGGGTTCAAGTGCCACTGCATGAGCGAGTCCCACCAGCGCCAGATGCAGGTATTTGGCCAGAACCCCCACCGCGTCGTCGACGGCTACTCGGAAGAATTCGAGAACGCCTTCCTCGACCTCATGCGCCGCTCCCACCGCTTCTCCCGCGTTGCCGCCACCGTCGTCTACAACGAGTATATCTCCGATCGCCACCACGTCCACATGAACTCCACCCAGTGGGCCACCCTCACCGAGTTCGTCAAGTACCTCGGCCGCACCGGCAAGTGCAAGGTCGAGGACACCCCCAAGGGCTGGTTCATCACCTACATCGACCGGGACTCCGAGACTCTTTTCAAAGACCGCCTCAAGAACAAGCGCCTCCGTGCTGACCTCGCCGACGAGGAGCGCCAGGAGCGCATCATCGCCCTCCAGATCGAGCGCGCCACCTCCCTCTTttgctcctcctccccctcctctgaAGAGCCCCCGTCTTCATCATCGGAACCTCCTGAGAACCGCGATTCCAGCTCCAATCCCGATTCCAGTGTCAAAATCGACAATGGTTCCGGTGGCAAGATAGCATTTTCCCTGCAATCAACATCTGCTACTTCAAAATCCAATATTGCAAATGAGACGACCTCCAAGGCCCCGAAATTAGGCTTTGACGAGGGACCTGAGTCCGAGAAGGATGTTGCTGCTTTCAAGAAAAGTAGAGCTGCTGGTGATCGAGGTGGCGCTGGGTCGTCGGCATTGGATGAGTTgatgagagaggaggagaaggcaaaGGAGCGGAGCAATAGGAAGGACTACTGGCTCTGTGAGGGGATTGTGGTCAAGGTGATGAGCAAGACATTGGCAGACAAGGGGTATTATAAGCAGAAAGGGGTGGTGAAGAGGGTGATTGATAAGTATGTTGGGGAGATTGAGATGTTGGAGAGCAAGCATTTGCTGAGGGTTGATCAGGAGGAGCTGGAGACGGTGATCCCGCAGATTGGTGGACTAGTGAGGATCGTTAATGGGGCATATCGAGGATCGGATGCGAGGCTACTTTCTGTGGATACCAAAGACTATTGTGCAAAGGTTCAGATTGAAAAGGGAATTTATGATGGGAGGGTGCTGAAGGCCATTGAATATGAGGACATTTGCAAAATATTGCACTGA